One stretch of Streptomyces sp. A2-16 DNA includes these proteins:
- the vanX gene encoding D-Ala-D-Ala dipeptidase VanX: MNEDFAFVDDLVPGIRWDAKYATWDNFTGKPVDGYLANRIVGTRALCAALDKARGKARSLGFGLLLWDGYRPQRAVNCFVRWSQQPEDGRTKSRHYPRIGRADMFDRGYVAARSGHSRGSTVDVTLYHLDTGELAAMGGGHDLMDSLSHHGATGIGHVEARNRACLRAIMEDCGFRAYAREWWHYTLEGEPYPDTYFDFPIE; encoded by the coding sequence ATGAACGAGGACTTCGCCTTCGTGGACGACCTCGTCCCCGGAATACGCTGGGATGCCAAGTACGCGACCTGGGACAACTTCACCGGCAAGCCGGTGGACGGCTACCTGGCGAATCGCATAGTCGGCACCAGGGCCTTGTGCGCGGCGCTGGACAAGGCCCGGGGCAAGGCGCGATCCCTCGGCTTCGGCCTGCTGCTGTGGGACGGCTACCGTCCCCAGCGCGCGGTGAACTGCTTCGTGCGCTGGTCGCAGCAGCCGGAGGACGGCCGGACCAAGTCACGGCACTACCCGAGGATCGGCAGGGCCGACATGTTCGACCGGGGATACGTGGCCGCCAGGTCGGGCCACAGCCGGGGCAGCACAGTGGATGTGACGCTGTATCACCTGGACACCGGCGAACTCGCCGCCATGGGTGGCGGTCACGACCTCATGGATTCCCTCTCCCATCATGGGGCGACGGGGATCGGGCACGTCGAAGCGCGCAACCGTGCCTGCCTGCGCGCCATCATGGAGGACTGCGGATTCAGGGCGTACGCACGCGAGTGGTGGCACTACACGCTGGAGGGCGAACCCTATCCGGACACCTACTTCGATTTCCCGATCGAGTAG
- a CDS encoding nuclease, giving the protein MPMLLIKGSFKVSEKAKPDGDTISFIPDNVADWKLVPGSKPILPAADGHANIRLEGVDALETHYGGNYGSDQHQPIGLAHQAADELLTFLGFTSIVRKPDETVTLTPASVPGFILTRGSDVYGRCVALVGRGTPPGCSGYEINVGDALLKKTANHHLLSLGLAYPTFYTGFPVSLRTALAAAAQQARQSTPPLGVWAKDVTQSGVKITGMASLTADDGAVILPKLFRRLKEYLDLNPTSPSLACLTSYLGGGADKFHMPPTSKEITGLQHAIEITNGNTVRMTHQPEEIIFVEK; this is encoded by the coding sequence ATGCCTATGCTGCTCATCAAGGGCTCGTTCAAGGTGTCGGAGAAGGCCAAGCCGGACGGCGACACCATCTCGTTCATCCCGGACAACGTGGCCGACTGGAAGCTCGTACCCGGTAGCAAACCGATCCTGCCCGCCGCCGACGGCCACGCCAACATCCGGCTCGAAGGTGTCGACGCGCTGGAGACTCACTACGGGGGCAACTACGGATCGGACCAACACCAGCCGATCGGCCTCGCCCACCAGGCCGCTGACGAACTGCTGACGTTCCTCGGTTTCACCAGCATCGTCCGCAAGCCGGACGAGACCGTCACCCTCACCCCCGCCAGCGTGCCCGGCTTCATCCTCACCCGAGGCTCCGACGTCTACGGCCGCTGCGTGGCCCTGGTCGGCCGCGGCACCCCGCCCGGGTGCAGCGGCTACGAGATCAACGTCGGTGACGCCCTGCTGAAGAAGACCGCCAACCACCACCTGCTCTCGCTCGGCCTGGCCTACCCGACCTTCTACACCGGCTTTCCCGTCTCCCTGCGCACGGCCCTCGCCGCCGCCGCCCAGCAGGCCCGTCAGTCCACACCGCCGCTGGGCGTGTGGGCCAAGGACGTCACGCAGTCCGGAGTGAAGATCACCGGAATGGCCTCGCTCACGGCCGACGACGGAGCGGTCATCCTCCCGAAGCTGTTCCGCCGGCTGAAGGAATACCTGGACCTCAACCCCACAAGCCCGTCCCTGGCCTGCCTCACCTCCTACCTGGGCGGAGGCGCCGACAAGTTCCACATGCCGCCGACCTCCAAGGAGATCACCGGCCTGCAACACGCCATCGAGATCACCAACGGCAACACCGTGAGGATGACCCACCAGCCCGAAGAGATCATCTTCGTCGAAAAGTAG
- the infA gene encoding translation initiation factor IF-1, with protein sequence MTKHKNVIEVEGRVVECLRSAMFTVELENGHQVLAHISGKIRKNYIKIMLEDRVLVELPPYDLTRGRIVFRYRN encoded by the coding sequence ATGACCAAGCACAAGAACGTCATCGAAGTCGAGGGCAGGGTCGTCGAGTGCCTGCGCAGCGCCATGTTCACCGTGGAGCTCGAGAACGGCCACCAGGTCCTCGCGCACATCAGTGGGAAGATCCGCAAGAACTACATCAAGATCATGCTGGAGGACCGGGTACTGGTGGAGCTTCCGCCGTACGACCTGACACGCGGCCGGATCGTGTTCCGGTACCGGAACTAG
- a CDS encoding Lrp/AsnC family transcriptional regulator, translating into MRNIDALDSRILLALDADPRATTVALADRLGLARNTVQARLKRLEEDGRLREPSRRVDPAALGRPLLALITLSISQRVGHPTQEAILRIPEVVELLVTTGDGDLLARVVARDTEDLHRITNLLLEAPGVVRSNTTIVLLEVQPFSVRSLLEQSAG; encoded by the coding sequence ATGCGAAACATCGACGCCCTCGACTCCCGGATCCTGCTGGCGCTCGACGCGGACCCCCGGGCCACGACGGTCGCGCTGGCCGATCGGCTCGGCCTGGCCCGCAACACCGTGCAGGCTCGACTGAAGCGACTGGAAGAGGACGGACGGCTGCGAGAGCCCAGCCGGCGCGTGGACCCCGCGGCCCTCGGCCGTCCACTGCTGGCCCTGATCACGCTGTCGATCAGCCAGCGGGTGGGACATCCCACCCAGGAAGCGATCCTGCGCATCCCCGAGGTCGTCGAGCTGCTCGTCACCACCGGCGACGGCGATCTGCTCGCCCGAGTGGTCGCCCGCGACACCGAGGACCTGCACCGCATCACCAACCTGCTGCTGGAGGCACCCGGCGTCGTCCGCTCCAACACCACCATCGTCCTGTTGGAGGTGCAGCCGTTCAGCGTCCGGTCGCTGTTGGAGCAGAGCGCCGGCTGA
- a CDS encoding GNAT family N-acetyltransferase codes for MNTQPFTSGLSEHAVLITRIADRQWHALDDDLVVGRGHAQHRADGRLFVSIDAWHDTAFDRLAEAMLAHLPAPLYTVVDEADVELTAAWHRAGFTFRRREWEYVVPTDPQVTGLDEVMPPPGVTIVPAGQAYEDPLRAVDRAIRDEVEATVGWASMPAEVIPFPEGDTIVDPSKYAVAAAPDRYLGLIRVVTVIRPRIGLIAVRAGERRRGIARALLAHALGTLHDSGFTGAWVEVQESNRAAAALFESIGAQPVSSNLELVR; via the coding sequence ATGAACACACAGCCTTTCACTTCCGGCCTGAGCGAGCACGCCGTGCTGATCACGCGCATCGCGGACAGGCAATGGCATGCACTGGACGACGACCTGGTCGTCGGCCGTGGACATGCGCAACACCGGGCCGACGGACGGTTGTTCGTCAGCATCGACGCCTGGCACGACACCGCCTTCGACCGGCTCGCCGAGGCCATGCTGGCCCACCTGCCGGCGCCGCTGTACACGGTGGTCGACGAAGCCGACGTCGAGCTGACGGCGGCCTGGCACCGGGCCGGGTTCACGTTCCGGCGCCGAGAGTGGGAGTACGTCGTTCCCACCGACCCACAGGTCACGGGGCTCGACGAGGTCATGCCGCCGCCGGGCGTGACGATCGTGCCCGCCGGTCAGGCGTACGAGGACCCGCTGCGGGCGGTGGACCGCGCGATCCGAGACGAGGTCGAGGCGACCGTCGGGTGGGCGTCGATGCCCGCGGAGGTGATTCCCTTCCCCGAGGGGGACACCATCGTCGACCCGTCGAAGTACGCGGTGGCCGCGGCGCCGGACCGCTATCTCGGCCTGATCCGCGTGGTGACGGTGATCCGGCCGCGCATCGGGCTGATCGCGGTCCGGGCCGGCGAGCGGCGCCGCGGCATCGCGCGGGCACTGCTGGCCCACGCCTTGGGAACCCTGCACGACTCCGGGTTCACCGGGGCCTGGGTGGAAGTCCAGGAGTCCAATCGAGCGGCCGCGGCGCTGTTCGAGAGCATCGGCGCCCAGCCGGTCAGCAGCAACCTGGAGCTGGTGCGATGA
- a CDS encoding HAD-IA family hydrolase, which produces MDTLPFDAVLCDFDGVVHLWDPDGMNALDRAWGLPEGTLAQAAFEGELLQAAVTGCLSDEQWRDRVAQDLTPVCGSPGRARELVARWSKLTGRVDPDVVDVLGALRTRVPVVLVSNATTRLEAYLAAIGLDEAFDAVVNTARIGVAKPDRRVFDTAARRAGADLTRCLFVDDTAGHVRAAQAAGAAGLHFRGIEQLRAAVAPLLS; this is translated from the coding sequence ATGGACACGCTGCCGTTCGACGCGGTGCTGTGCGACTTCGACGGAGTCGTGCACCTGTGGGATCCCGACGGGATGAACGCACTGGACAGGGCCTGGGGCCTGCCCGAGGGCACGTTGGCGCAGGCCGCGTTCGAGGGCGAGTTGCTCCAGGCAGCCGTCACGGGTTGTCTGAGCGACGAGCAATGGCGTGACCGAGTCGCCCAGGACCTGACCCCGGTCTGCGGATCACCGGGTCGGGCAAGGGAGTTGGTCGCGAGATGGAGCAAGCTCACCGGCCGGGTCGACCCCGACGTCGTGGATGTGCTCGGCGCGCTCCGCACGAGGGTGCCCGTGGTCCTGGTCTCCAACGCGACCACCAGGTTGGAGGCATATCTCGCCGCGATCGGGCTGGACGAGGCGTTCGACGCAGTGGTCAACACAGCCCGGATCGGGGTGGCCAAGCCGGACCGACGCGTCTTCGACACAGCCGCCCGGCGAGCCGGAGCCGACCTCACGCGGTGTCTGTTCGTCGATGACACCGCTGGTCATGTCAGGGCAGCTCAGGCGGCCGGCGCGGCGGGCCTGCACTTCCGGGGCATCGAACAACTGCGGGCCGCTGTCGCGCCGCTGCTGAGCTGA
- a CDS encoding immunity 51 family protein → MRFAWPDIAERLDFDSEAGMLCAVGSPSDFARLKAAVAPVITSPEAVRDIIARAETSGFEFDD, encoded by the coding sequence GTGCGGTTCGCCTGGCCGGACATCGCTGAACGCCTCGACTTCGACAGTGAGGCCGGCATGTTGTGCGCGGTCGGGAGTCCAAGTGACTTCGCGCGACTCAAGGCGGCCGTTGCGCCAGTCATCACGAGCCCCGAGGCAGTTCGCGACATCATCGCCCGGGCGGAGACTTCGGGCTTCGAGTTCGACGACTAG
- the murF gene encoding UDP-N-acetylmuramoyl-tripeptide--D-alanyl-D-alanine ligase produces MIPLSAGEIAAIAGGTISGDESVTVTAPAVLDSRRAEPGSLFVAFTGEHVDGHDYAEQAGRAGAVAVLGSRPTPLPTIVVEDAQAALQTLAAHVVGRLRERLTVFGVTGSQGKTSTKDLLAAVLSSTAPTIATFGSFNNELGVPLTMLRADATTRFLVLEMGARHIGDIAELTGLVAPDVAVVLGVGQAHLGSFGSRGAIAKAKGELVRGLAPGGTAVLNADDPRVVAMRALTDGPVLTFGRAEHADVRVRGLSLDSLGRPSFTLRTVDALHPVALPHVGAHQALNASAAAAAGLRAGVPLDTAATALATAPLSKWRLEPRDLAGGATLLNDSYNANPDSTRAALDALAAIAGGRRIAVLGEMLELGHVSDAEHHAVGQYAAHRADVVVSIGKTALSIADGAGERGVALADNSAAVDWLRDHLAADDVVLVKGSRGARLDEVAAALR; encoded by the coding sequence ATGATTCCGCTCAGTGCTGGTGAGATCGCCGCCATTGCCGGCGGGACGATCTCGGGAGACGAATCCGTCACGGTGACCGCGCCGGCCGTGCTCGACAGCAGGCGGGCCGAACCGGGCAGCCTCTTCGTCGCCTTCACGGGGGAGCACGTCGACGGTCACGACTACGCCGAGCAGGCGGGCCGGGCCGGCGCCGTGGCCGTACTCGGCTCCCGGCCCACGCCGCTGCCCACCATCGTCGTCGAGGACGCACAGGCCGCGCTGCAGACGCTCGCCGCCCACGTCGTGGGCCGGCTGCGCGAACGGCTGACGGTCTTCGGGGTGACCGGCTCGCAGGGCAAGACCAGTACCAAGGACTTGCTGGCGGCCGTGCTGTCGAGCACTGCGCCGACGATCGCCACGTTCGGCTCGTTCAACAACGAACTCGGTGTGCCGCTCACCATGCTGCGCGCCGACGCCACCACGCGGTTCCTCGTCCTGGAGATGGGAGCCCGCCACATCGGCGACATCGCCGAACTCACCGGCCTGGTCGCCCCCGACGTCGCCGTCGTCCTCGGCGTCGGCCAGGCCCACCTCGGTTCGTTCGGTTCGCGCGGGGCCATCGCCAAGGCCAAGGGTGAACTCGTGCGAGGGCTGGCGCCCGGCGGCACCGCCGTCCTCAACGCGGACGATCCCCGGGTGGTCGCGATGCGCGCGCTCACCGACGGTCCGGTGCTGACCTTCGGCCGGGCGGAGCACGCCGATGTGCGGGTGCGCGGCCTGTCTCTGGACTCGCTCGGCCGACCGTCCTTCACCCTGCGGACCGTCGACGCCTTGCATCCCGTGGCGCTTCCGCACGTGGGCGCCCACCAGGCGCTCAATGCGTCGGCCGCCGCGGCCGCGGGTCTGCGGGCCGGCGTACCCCTCGACACGGCCGCAACGGCGCTGGCCACCGCCCCGCTGTCGAAGTGGCGCCTGGAACCGCGTGACCTCGCCGGCGGAGCGACACTGCTCAACGACTCCTACAACGCCAACCCCGACTCGACCCGCGCGGCCCTGGACGCGCTGGCCGCGATCGCGGGCGGACGCCGCATCGCCGTCCTCGGCGAGATGCTCGAACTCGGCCACGTCAGCGACGCCGAGCACCACGCCGTCGGACAGTACGCCGCCCACCGGGCCGACGTGGTGGTCTCGATCGGCAAGACCGCGCTGTCGATCGCCGACGGTGCGGGCGAGCGCGGGGTGGCACTGGCCGACAACAGCGCGGCCGTCGACTGGTTGCGCGACCACCTGGCCGCCGACGATGTGGTGCTCGTCAAGGGGTCCCGAGGAGCACGCCTGGACGAGGTGGCCGCCGCGCTCAGGTAG
- a CDS encoding class I SAM-dependent methyltransferase, translated as MISNEHQEKASSTGLTPPSPVNVDPPKVNDYSSFAEAYTAENEANLINAHYERPAMLALAGEVTGRRILDVGCGSGPLFAALRDRGAVVSGFDASAGMLELARRRLGDGADLKVADLDGPLPYPDDTFDDAVASLVLHYLEDWGPALAELRRVLKPGGRLIASVDHPFAINLMHRQAGREAEYDYFDTTNWTEEWTMGGHTALMSIWHRPLHAMIEAFTGAGFRITAISEPEPDPSARQLFPEAIATKTRFLCFLFFVLQAD; from the coding sequence ATGATCTCCAACGAGCACCAGGAGAAAGCGAGTTCCACCGGGCTCACGCCGCCGTCCCCTGTGAATGTGGATCCACCGAAGGTCAACGACTACAGCAGTTTCGCCGAGGCGTACACGGCCGAGAATGAAGCCAACCTCATCAACGCCCACTACGAGCGGCCTGCGATGCTGGCCCTCGCCGGAGAGGTGACCGGCCGACGGATCCTCGACGTCGGCTGCGGCTCCGGGCCCCTGTTCGCCGCGCTGCGCGACCGTGGCGCCGTCGTGAGCGGCTTCGATGCGAGTGCCGGGATGCTGGAGCTGGCCCGGCGGCGGCTCGGCGACGGTGCGGACCTGAAGGTGGCGGACCTGGACGGCCCGCTGCCCTATCCCGATGACACGTTCGACGATGCGGTCGCCTCACTGGTGCTGCACTACCTGGAGGACTGGGGACCGGCACTGGCCGAGCTTCGGCGCGTGCTCAAGCCGGGCGGCCGGCTGATCGCGTCCGTCGACCATCCCTTTGCGATCAACCTCATGCACCGCCAGGCCGGCCGCGAGGCCGAGTACGACTACTTCGACACCACCAACTGGACCGAAGAGTGGACCATGGGCGGCCACACCGCACTGATGAGCATCTGGCACAGGCCACTGCACGCGATGATCGAAGCCTTCACCGGAGCCGGCTTCCGGATCACGGCCATCAGCGAGCCCGAGCCCGATCCCTCCGCCCGCCAACTGTTCCCCGAGGCCATCGCCACGAAGACGCGCTTCTTGTGCTTCCTGTTCTTCGTCCTGCAGGCCGACTGA
- the vanA gene encoding D-alanine--(R)-lactate ligase, which produces MARLKVGIVFGGCSEEHPVSVKSAREIARNLDVEKYEPYFIGITRSGEWRLCDGPDTDWEQNNRRPVALSPDRSEPGLLVLEQGRYERITLDVVLPVLHGRFGEDGAIQGLLELSGIPYVGCDIQSSALCLDKSLTYLVAANAGIPTPNHWTVMADEKIDPERITYPVFVKPARSGSSFGVSKVSGEDELAGAVETARQYDSKVLIEEAVVGSEIGCALLGDETNLTAGQVDHIALSHGFFRIHQEDQPETGSDNSAAIVPADIPEESRALVVERAKAVYRALGCRGLSRVDMFLKEDGEVVLNEVNTFPGMTSYSRYPRMMAAANLPLTEVIDRLVSLALAREPR; this is translated from the coding sequence ATGGCTAGGCTGAAGGTCGGCATCGTGTTCGGCGGCTGCTCCGAGGAGCACCCGGTCTCCGTCAAGTCCGCGCGGGAGATCGCGCGGAACCTCGACGTCGAGAAGTACGAGCCGTACTTCATCGGGATCACGCGCAGCGGCGAGTGGAGGCTGTGCGACGGGCCCGACACGGACTGGGAGCAGAACAACCGCCGCCCGGTCGCGCTGTCACCGGACCGGAGCGAGCCCGGACTGCTCGTCCTGGAGCAGGGGCGGTACGAGAGGATCACTCTGGACGTCGTACTGCCGGTGCTCCACGGCAGGTTCGGCGAGGACGGTGCGATACAGGGGCTCCTCGAGCTCTCCGGCATCCCCTACGTCGGCTGTGACATCCAGAGTTCCGCGCTCTGCCTGGACAAGTCCCTCACCTACCTCGTCGCCGCGAACGCAGGTATTCCCACGCCGAATCACTGGACGGTCATGGCGGACGAGAAAATCGATCCCGAGCGGATCACCTACCCCGTCTTCGTGAAGCCGGCCCGTTCGGGGTCGTCCTTCGGCGTCAGCAAGGTGTCCGGGGAGGACGAACTCGCGGGGGCGGTGGAGACCGCCCGGCAGTACGACTCGAAGGTGCTGATCGAAGAGGCCGTCGTCGGCAGCGAGATCGGCTGCGCCCTTCTCGGGGACGAGACGAACCTGACAGCGGGGCAGGTGGACCACATCGCGCTCTCGCACGGATTCTTCAGGATCCACCAGGAGGATCAGCCGGAGACGGGATCCGACAACTCCGCGGCGATCGTGCCCGCCGACATTCCGGAGGAGTCGCGCGCGCTCGTCGTGGAGAGGGCGAAGGCCGTCTACCGCGCCCTCGGGTGCCGGGGGCTGTCGCGGGTGGACATGTTCCTCAAGGAGGACGGCGAAGTCGTGCTCAACGAGGTCAACACCTTTCCGGGCATGACCTCGTACAGCCGCTACCCGAGGATGATGGCGGCCGCGAACCTGCCGCTCACGGAAGTGATCGACCGACTGGTGTCCCTGGCACTGGCACGGGAGCCTCGATGA
- a CDS encoding aminoglycoside phosphotransferase family protein: MTDTEITADLVRDLLREQHPDLAGLAVREVAGGWGNQMWRLGDELAVRMQRMDPTPELQLKERRWLPVLAPRLPLPVPTPVRFGEPSARFPKHWTVMTWVDGEPLDHGTITRGAHAADTLAGFLRALHVEAPAEAPIAADRGGHPRNCTDGFENFLQAVVLDDIAADVRAVWDDAVAADAWEGPRVWVHGDLHPANVVVSDGTLSGIVDFGDMFAGDPAWDLAAAWVLLPAGTASRFFDTYEHADEAAIRRARGLAAMKSLFLMLMGQNGDRGLPGGKPHWGPAGRAALDRVLKGV, translated from the coding sequence ATGACCGACACCGAGATCACCGCAGACCTGGTTCGCGACCTGCTGCGGGAGCAGCATCCAGACCTTGCGGGGCTGGCCGTCCGTGAGGTGGCGGGGGGCTGGGGCAACCAAATGTGGCGCCTCGGGGACGAGTTGGCGGTGCGCATGCAGCGCATGGACCCCACCCCGGAACTCCAGCTCAAGGAGCGGCGGTGGCTACCCGTGCTGGCCCCGCGCCTACCGCTCCCGGTGCCGACCCCGGTGCGGTTCGGCGAACCCTCCGCGCGCTTCCCCAAGCACTGGACGGTGATGACGTGGGTCGACGGCGAGCCCCTCGACCACGGCACGATCACCCGCGGCGCCCACGCTGCCGACACGCTGGCGGGCTTCCTGCGCGCACTCCATGTGGAGGCACCCGCCGAGGCGCCGATCGCCGCGGACCGCGGTGGCCATCCGAGGAACTGCACGGACGGCTTCGAGAACTTCCTCCAGGCCGTCGTCCTCGACGACATCGCCGCCGATGTCCGGGCCGTCTGGGACGACGCCGTCGCGGCCGACGCGTGGGAGGGCCCGCGGGTGTGGGTGCACGGCGACCTCCATCCCGCGAACGTCGTCGTCTCGGACGGCACGCTCTCGGGCATCGTCGACTTCGGTGACATGTTCGCCGGCGACCCGGCGTGGGACCTCGCCGCCGCATGGGTGCTGCTGCCCGCGGGCACGGCCTCACGGTTCTTCGACACGTACGAGCATGCGGACGAGGCAGCGATCCGGCGCGCTCGCGGGCTTGCCGCGATGAAGAGCCTCTTCCTGATGCTCATGGGGCAGAACGGAGATCGGGGCCTTCCCGGCGGCAAGCCGCACTGGGGACCTGCGGGCCGGGCGGCGCTTGATCGGGTCCTGAAGGGTGTCTGA
- a CDS encoding aminotransferase class V-fold PLP-dependent enzyme → MQNAQRSNMSVSRPPHVDNRVWGDEDEVVAAAVNYAWRRLTRAPDPVSGARSAADLALAAGTAITPWGIGGEAALKLFDRVLAPATRAQNAVTNLAYIPAAPTRAALAFEAVTGAANIFAGTWEAGAGAIHAENEALAWLTKLLGWPDTSAGCFVSGGTSGNLSALVAARTAAAALRSRPTDGWKIVCADSAHSSIRTAAQAMDVEVVTAAVDRRGRLTGAAVSAALDSVDGVFAVVATAGTTNAGLVDDIEGIADACERHRVWLHIDGAYGGAGLAAPSVRHLYSGIERADSFIVDPHKWLFAPYDCCALLYRDPAAARAAHSQSAHYLDAIDRDVHNPADLALHLSRRARGLPFWFSLAVHGTDRYARAVEQTLTTSRLVADAIRTSDHLRLTIDPHLSVLLFERPGWSPQDYASWSARVAQTGAMLCVPTRWNDTTVLRMAFVNPDTRAADVIHVLDTLR, encoded by the coding sequence ATGCAGAACGCGCAACGCAGCAACATGTCAGTGAGCAGGCCGCCCCACGTCGACAACCGGGTGTGGGGCGATGAGGACGAGGTCGTGGCGGCTGCCGTGAACTACGCCTGGCGGCGCCTCACCCGGGCTCCCGATCCGGTGTCGGGTGCCCGGTCCGCCGCCGACCTCGCCCTCGCGGCCGGTACGGCCATCACGCCCTGGGGAATCGGCGGCGAGGCGGCCCTCAAACTCTTCGACCGGGTCCTGGCACCGGCCACCCGGGCCCAGAACGCGGTGACGAACCTCGCCTACATCCCCGCGGCCCCCACCCGGGCCGCGCTCGCCTTCGAAGCCGTCACCGGCGCGGCCAACATCTTCGCGGGCACCTGGGAGGCCGGGGCGGGTGCCATCCACGCCGAGAACGAGGCCCTGGCCTGGCTCACCAAGCTGCTCGGCTGGCCGGACACCTCGGCGGGATGCTTCGTCAGCGGGGGCACCTCGGGCAACCTGTCGGCCCTCGTCGCGGCGCGCACCGCTGCCGCCGCACTCCGGTCCCGTCCGACGGACGGCTGGAAGATCGTGTGCGCCGACAGTGCCCACTCCTCCATCAGAACCGCGGCTCAGGCGATGGACGTCGAGGTCGTCACCGCAGCCGTGGACCGACGGGGACGCCTCACCGGAGCCGCCGTGAGCGCTGCGCTGGACTCGGTGGACGGCGTGTTCGCGGTGGTGGCGACCGCCGGAACCACCAACGCCGGTCTCGTCGACGACATCGAGGGCATCGCCGACGCGTGTGAACGCCACCGTGTGTGGCTGCACATCGACGGCGCCTACGGCGGCGCGGGCCTCGCCGCGCCCAGCGTGCGACACCTCTACAGCGGCATCGAGCGGGCAGACAGCTTCATCGTCGATCCGCACAAGTGGCTCTTCGCCCCGTACGACTGCTGCGCGCTGCTGTACCGGGACCCCGCGGCGGCGCGTGCGGCGCACAGTCAGTCGGCGCACTATCTCGACGCCATCGACCGGGACGTCCACAATCCGGCGGACCTGGCCCTCCATCTCAGCCGCCGGGCCCGTGGGCTGCCGTTCTGGTTCAGCCTGGCGGTCCACGGAACCGACCGGTACGCGCGTGCCGTGGAACAGACGCTGACCACCAGTCGTCTGGTCGCCGACGCCATCCGCACCAGTGATCATCTGCGCCTGACCATCGACCCCCACCTGTCCGTGCTCCTCTTCGAGCGCCCTGGCTGGAGCCCTCAGGACTACGCGTCCTGGTCTGCCCGGGTCGCCCAGACGGGCGCCATGCTGTGCGTGCCGACCCGGTGGAACGACACCACGGTCCTGCGGATGGCCTTCGTCAACCCGGACACCCGTGCCGCCGACGTCATCCACGTGCTGGACACGCTGCGCTAG
- the vanH gene encoding D-lactate dehydrogenase VanH, which yields MTHSESARGAAGCTLSPATGITVYGCGPDEATLFREKALRFGVSTTITDSAVSEANTGLAAGNRCISVGHKTRITRSTLLALRRAGVEYISTRSIGCNHIDVEYAAGIGISVENVAYSPDSVADYTLMLMLMAVRNAKTTVRRSDRHDYRLHEVRGKELRDLTIGVVGTGRIGTAVVERLKGFGSRILFHDRRPRTSNGYVSLDELLRLSDIVTLHAPLTTDTHHLLDRRRIDGMKDGAFVINTGRGPLIDTQALVAALESGRLGGAALDVVEGEEGIFYSDCRNRHIESKALLRLQEMPNVLITPHTAYYTEHALIDTVENSIINCLEFERRNQHG from the coding sequence ATGACCCACAGCGAATCAGCCCGAGGGGCGGCCGGATGCACCCTGTCCCCGGCAACGGGTATCACCGTCTACGGATGCGGGCCGGACGAGGCGACTCTGTTCCGGGAGAAGGCACTCCGCTTCGGCGTCAGCACCACCATCACGGACTCGGCGGTATCGGAGGCGAATACCGGCCTGGCTGCCGGGAATCGATGCATCAGCGTAGGCCACAAAACCCGGATCACCCGTTCCACACTTCTCGCTCTCCGTCGAGCAGGCGTCGAATACATCTCCACGCGGAGCATCGGCTGCAACCACATCGATGTGGAATACGCGGCCGGTATCGGCATCTCGGTCGAGAATGTCGCCTACTCGCCCGACAGCGTGGCCGACTACACCCTGATGCTGATGCTGATGGCGGTACGGAACGCGAAGACCACCGTCCGCCGCTCGGACCGCCACGACTACCGACTGCACGAGGTACGCGGCAAGGAACTGCGCGACCTGACCATCGGAGTCGTGGGAACAGGGCGTATCGGCACGGCGGTCGTGGAAAGGCTCAAGGGCTTCGGCAGTCGGATCCTTTTCCATGACCGTCGCCCCAGGACATCTAACGGATACGTTTCCCTCGACGAATTGCTGCGGCTGAGCGACATCGTGACGCTCCACGCACCGCTCACCACGGACACGCATCACCTCCTCGACCGTCGGCGCATCGACGGGATGAAGGACGGCGCCTTCGTCATCAACACCGGACGCGGTCCCCTGATCGATACCCAAGCCCTCGTCGCGGCGCTGGAAAGCGGCCGCCTGGGCGGTGCGGCGCTGGATGTCGTCGAGGGAGAAGAAGGAATCTTCTACTCCGACTGCCGCAACAGGCACATCGAAAGCAAGGCACTGCTGCGGCTGCAGGAGATGCCGAACGTGCTCATCACCCCGCACACGGCGTACTACACGGAGCACGCCCTGATCGACACGGTCGAGAACTCCATCATCAACTGCCTGGAATTCGAGAGAAGGAATCAGCATGGCTAG